Sequence from the Paenibacillus riograndensis SBR5 genome:
TCAGCCTGAGCGACCATCTTACGCCTTGGGAGAGCATTGCGGCACGCGTGGAGGCGGCGGGGGCCGCGGACTTCGTGATTGCCTTTTACAATCCGCGCAGTGGAAAGCGCACACGCCAGATTGAAGAGGCCCGCCAAATCCTGCTCCGCTACCGCGATCCTTCCACACCCGTAGGCATTGTAAAAAGCGCCTACCGCGACCGTCAGCAGACCATTGTCACAACGCTCCAGGATATGCTGGACCATGAGATTGGCATGCTGTCGACCGTGATCGTCGGCAACTCCGCAACGATGGTTTATGACGGCCTCATGGTTACACCGCGCGGCTATGAACGCAAGTACAGCCTTGGCGCCGATACGCAGGCACTGAAGCCGCATGAGCGGCTGCGGACCTCTTCGGAGCCCTGGTCGCTGGCGGCGCTGAATCCCACGGATAATGTGGTGAAGGTGAAAACCTGCGGCTTTTGCGGCATGAGAAAAGAGAGTGCTGCCGGAGCCGCACGGCGGTTACATCAACAGTTAAACGGCCGGCTTGTGCCAAGAGAGCTGCAGATCAGTGTGGCTGGCTGCGGGATGGCCTGCAGTTCGGCGGTCCTGGAGGATATCGGCCTTGTCTATTCCAAGGGCAGCTATGAATTATATCTTGGCGGAAAAAAAACCGGACGTACCCCGCACGCGGGCAGCAAGGTCCGTGCGGGGATGAGCGAAGAGGAAGCAGTGGCCGCTGTAACTGAGGTTGTTGAGCAATACTGTGCGCAGGGCAGTCAGGATGAACGGTTTTATGCTTTTTTTGAGCGGATGGGCAGTGGGATTTCAGCACATTACCCGCAAGCGGAGAGCGCACTCCGCTGTGAACACATGCACGCGCACTCGCACCATAATCATGATAGAGCACAAGGGATAACTTCAGTATTACTTGTAGGACACGGCAGCCGTGTGGAAGAGGGGAATGAAGAGCTGCGGAATTTCACCCGGGCGCTTGCTGCCCGCAGGCCGGAGCTTGCCATTGAAACCTGCTTCATTGAGTTGTCGGCTCCTTCCATTTCCGAGGGGATTGACAAATGTGTGCTGGGCAGAGCCGGGACGGTCTATGTTGTGCCGATTATTTTGTTCGCGGCAGGACATTCCAAGCTGGATATTCCGCTGGCTCTGGATCAGGCGAAGCTGAAATATCCGGGTGTGGAGTTTGTATATGGCCGTCCGATCGGAGTGCAGGAGAGAGCGGTAGAAATTCTGCTGGACCGGATCGCCGGGGCTGTTCCGCAGCCGGTCCAGGTAGCGGCTCAGCCGGAGCTGTCCGGAGAACCTTTGGAGGAAACGCTGCTGGTGGAGCGGGGTTCGTCCGGGCAACAGAATACTGGCGGGCTGGAGACTGCCGCTGCGTTGTCTGTTGGGGAAACGGCCTCAGCTGCTGCTAGGGATAAGCCTTATTCCAAAGTAAAGGATGAGGACACCATCGTGCTTGTAATGGGCCGCGGGGGCAGTGATCCGGATGCGAACAGCGACTTATGCAAGCTGGCCCGCCTCCTCTGGGAGAGAACTCCCTACAAAAGCGTTGAGGCCTGCTTTATTGCCATCACCAAGCCTTCGCTGCCCGCAGGGCTGGAGCGCTGCCTGGCTCTCGGCGCACGTAAAATTATCGTGCTGCCGTATTTATTGTTCACCGGAGTGCTGATGAAGCAGTTCAACGAAACGGTGAGCCGTTTTGCCGCAGCGCATCCGGAGATTGAAGTGGAGGCTGGCACCTGTCTCGGCTCCCATCCGCTGTTGTCAGACATGCTGCTGGAGCGGATCGAAGAGACCCTGGCAGGCCGGACAGCCGCCAACTGCGACAATTGCATGTACCGGGAGGAAGCGTCTGCGCACCATGATCACCACCATCACCATCATGGTCACCACCATCACGATGATCATCATGATCACCACAGTCATGGTGAGGAAGGGCATGGGCACTATGGACATCAAGGCGGGCATCAGGAGCGTGGCGAGCAGACCGCATATGATGGGCATAAGTCCGGGCGCCGCGGCCAACCGGCCTCTGCAGACGCAGAGGTGCCGGTCCCGCCGCAGCCTGAAGCTTCCTATTCGGAGGATGCGGTGCACCCGGCAAGTGCTCCTAAGGAGCATTGACCGCAATGATATTTATGCTGTGCGGAACCAGTGACGCCCGTGAGCTGGCGCTGGCCTTGTCACGGGAGCGGCTGCCGCTGCTGGCTTCCGTTGTGACGCCCAGCGCTGCGGAGCGGCTTGAAGCAGCTGGCATCACAACCCGTGTCGGCCGGCTGGACCAGCAAGGGATGATCGCCTGTCTGCGCGGGCTGGACTGCAGCGCCATTATTGATGCCAGCCATCCGTTTGCACAAGAGGCGCATGACCATGCAATGGGGGCTGCTGAAGCGCTGGAACTGCCGTATTTGCGTTATGAGCGGCGCAGCCTCAAATATGAGCCGCATCCACGGTTGCTGGTTGTGTCTTCCTACGGGGAGGCGGCCCGCAGGGCCAAGCAGCTGAAAGGCTCTGTCATGCTGACTACAGGCGGTAAAACCTTGGAGATTTTTGCAGAGGCGCTGCTGGGTGACCCTGCGATCCGGCTGACGGTCAGACTGCTTCCCTGTCTGGAAAATATGCAAAAATGCCATTTGCTTGGGATAGAGCAGCGCAATATTATTGCGCTGCAGGGACCTTTTTCACGCGAATTGAACGAAGCATTGTACAGGCAGTATGGCACACAGGTCATGGTTACTAAGGAAAGCGGCGCGGAAGGCTCCCTCGATGAAAAAGTGCACGCCGCGCTCGATATGGGGATATATGTTATTTTGATTGCGCGGCCGCAAGCCTTCTATAAAGGGCATGGCAGGGTATATGAGTCATTTGAAGAGATAGTGTCCGCAGTTACTGCTTTTAATAAGAAATGAGGGATAGCTATGGAGTTTGGGACGGATTTTAAGCCGCTCACAGTGCAGCCGCAGGAAATAGAAGGTCTGAGCTTTCAAATGATTACCCGCGAGCTGGGCGATCATGAGTTTAGCGCCTTACAGTACCCGGTCGTGCAGCGGATCATTCATGCATCCGCCGATTTTGAGCTGGGACGGAGTCTGGTGTTCCATCCCCGGGCGATGGAGGCAGGGATTTCTGCTATTTTGGAGGGGCAGCCCATTATCGCCGATGTGCGCATGGTCGAGGCCGGGATTGCCAAGGAGCGGATTCATAAATACGGCGGCGAGGTACGGGTGCATATTTCTGATCCCGATGTGATGGAGGCGGCTAAGGCACAGGGAACAACCCGGGCCATCCTCGCCACACGGAAAGCCTGCGCCGAAGCGCCGGGCGGCATCTACGTGATCGGCAATGCGCCAACGGCCCTGCTGGAATTGATCCGTCTGATCAAAGAAGGTGCGGCACAGCCAGGGCTCATCATCGGCATGCCGGTCGGTTTTGTGTCAGCGGCGGAGTCTAAGGATGAGCTGCGCAAGCTGGATATCCCTTACATCACCAACATCGGCCGCAAGGGCGGCAGTACGGTTGTGGTTGCGGCAGTCAACGCCCTCAGTCTGCTGGCTGTCCGTCAGGCAGGGGAATCGCAGAATCAGGGCGGATAGAGCAGAAGCAAAGAGATGTATCCTTTATCAGCAGAGAGAGGAGAAACGGGCCATGGAGCAGCAGGACTCACAGAGTGTACAGGACTATAAGCACAGCGGAGATTTGCAGCCTGAACACAAGGGCCAAGCTGCATCGGAGCTGCAGGGGAGCCAAGCTGCGGCAGAACTGCAGGGGAGCCAAGCTGCGGCAGAACTGCAGGGGAGCCAAGCTGCGGCAGAGCTGCGAGAGAGCCAAGCTGTAGCAGAGCCGCAGGGGAGCCAAGCTGCGGCAGAGCTGCGAGAGAGCCGGACCGCTGCACCGCTGCGCCGTGGCTACACCACAGGCGCCTGCGCTGCCGCAGCCGCCAAAGGTGCTGCGCTCCTGCTGGTCACGGGCGAGGCCCCGCCGAGCGTGGAGATCGATCTGCCCGCTGGCTTCCGGCATACGTTTAAGCTGACCGGGGGGCAGCGCAGCGGCAGGGAGACGGCAGTCTGTGCAACAGTGAAGGATGCCGGAGATGACCCGGATGCGACGCATCAGGCGAGGATTGAGGCTGCTGTGAGCTGGCGCGATAGCCCCGGCGTAGAGATAGACGGCGGCAAGGGGGTAGGCAGAGTTACGAAGCCGGGATTGCCCGTGGCGGTCGGAGAAGCGGCGATCAATCCTGTGCCGCGGCGCATGATTTTGGAGGCGGTGTCCGAGGTGCTGGAGGAGCATGGTGCGGCCCGGGGAGTACGGGTGGTTATCAGTGTGCCGGAAGGCGAAGCTATCGCGCTCAAAACGCTGAATCCGCGGCTTGGCATCCTTGGCGGCATCTCCATTCTGGGCACGCGCGGCGTGGTGACGCCGTTCTCCACGGAAGCCTACAAGGCCAGTGTAGTACAGGCGATTTCGGTCGCTGCGGCCATGGGGAACAAGCAGATTATTTTGACCACAGGCGGCAGCAGTGAGAAGTATGCAATGGCGATGTTCGCTGAGCTTCCGGAGGAAGCTTTTATCCAGATGGGTGAATATGTCGGCTTCTCGCTGGAACACGCCAAGGCCTTCGGAGTCCGTAAGATCACGTTAGTCGGCATGGCGGGCAAGTTTTCGAAGGTGGCGCAGGGGGCCATGCTGATCCATTCCAAAAATGCGCCGGTGGATTTCAGTTTTTTGGCCAAAATCGCGGCTGAGTCCGGGGCGGATAACGAACTGGTGGGGGAGATTGCGGCGGCCAACACGGCCTCACAGGTGACGGATCTGATGACCGCGGCCGGGAATGGGGTGTTTTTTGAACAATTGTGTCTGCACGCCTGCAGGCATTGTCTGAAGCATATGAATGGAGGCATGACCGTGGAGATGGTGCTGGTCACCATGAAGGGCCGGGTGCTGGGAAGGGCGGAAATCCGTGGCTGACATTATTTATATTATAGGCATCGGTGAGGATGGAGCCGGAGGATTGACCCCGGACAGTCTAAGCAAGGTGCAGAGGAGCGAGGTACTGCTCGGCGGGGAGAGGCAGTTGTCTTTTTTCGGCGGGTATCAAGGGGAAAAGATCGTTCTGAAGAACGGTCTGAAGGCTTTTGCCGATAAGCTGGAGGAAGTGTGGAAGGAGCGGCGTGCGGTGGTGCTGGCATCCGGTGACCCGCTGTTCTTTGGGATTGCCGGGTATCTTGTCCGCAGATTCGGGCCGGAGCATGTCGAGGTGATTCCGCATTACAGCAGTGTCCAGCTTGCTTTTGCCCGGCTTGGGGACAGCTGGCAGGATGCGGAGCTGGTCAGTCTGCATGGACGTCCGATCCGGGGATTGGCCCAACGGATAGACGGCAAGCACAAAATCGCCCTGCTCACCGATGAGACCAACACACCAGCGGTTATCGGCGCTTATTTGCGTGAGTTCGGAATGACTGAATATGAAGCCTTTGTCTGTGAGCGGCTGGGCGGGGGCGAGGAGGTCTGCCGGTTCTGGGAACTGGATGAGCTGGAAAAAGGGAACTTTGCACCTCTGAATGTGGTGATTCTGCGGTGGAAGCCGGGAAGCGGGACTGCGGCGGTGCGGCGCGGTTTTGCCTATCCCGATGAAGCTTTCCGCCAGCGGCGCCCGGAAAAAGGTCTGATCACCAAACGGGAGGTGCGCGCCCTAGTCCTGTCCGAGCTGAATTTGTTTGAAGAAGCGGTGGTCTGGGACATTGGCTCCGGTTCGGGAGCGGTGGCAGCCGAATGTGCGCGGATCGCCCGCTGTGGCAAGGTATACGCCATCGAAAAAAGCGCAGAGAATCTGCCGAATATGGAGGCTAACCGCCGTGAATTCCGCGCCGATTTTGAGATTATCCGTGACAAAGCGCCGCAAGGCCTGGAACGGCTGCCGGACCCGGATGCAGTATTCATTGGCGGAAGCGGAGGCGAGCTCCAGCATATTATTGCGCACTGTACGCACCGGCTGCGGCCGGAAGGACGGATAGTGATCGGGGCAATTACAATTGAGACACTGTATACGGGCTTGGAGGCGCTGAAGCTTGCCGGGATGGCCACCGAGGTGACGCAACTCCAGGCATCAAGGGGCAAGCCGATTCTTGGCATGACCCGTTTTGAGGGGATGAACCCTGTATACGTGGTAAGCGGGCGCAGGCCGGACTGATTTTGATTTTAACCGTTACTTGTACTCTATCGGCCTTCCTGTTCTATGTGACCAGCTGCTGGCAGAAAGGGTTTAGCCTAGGCATCGCTGCATAAATAGATTAACTAACCTAAAGGAGGAGCGCTCATGACGACAAGGTTACAAAAAAATACGACGAAACCTCATCTGCACTCCATGGATGAGCAGGCTGCCCATGAAGAACAAATCACCGGAGCGGCCATGCAAACTGCAGTTGCAGCATATCATGCTGATGATGAGTATCCGCTGGTGGAGCCTGAGCTTGCCCCAATCGGAACAGGGACCTTGTACGGAGTGGGTGTAGGTCCGGGTGATCCCGAGCTGATTACGCTCAAAGCCTGCCGTTTGCTGAGGGAATGTCCGGTAATTGCCTACCCGGCAACCAAAAAGGGCGGGAAATCCTATGCCCACGAAATTGTGGAGATGCATATCAAGGCGGATGAAAAAGTCATGCTGGGACTTGTCTTTCCGATGACCAGAGACCCCGGGCAGCTGGCAAGCGGCTGGAACCGCACGGCTGAGCTCTGCTGGAACGAGCTGAAGCAGGGCCGGGATGTGGCTTTTGTGACGGAGGGCGATCCGAATCTGTACAGCACCTTCATTCATCTGGCCCGGTTGATGCAGGAGCTGCATCCTGGCGTGCCGATCGTTTCAATTCCGGGAATATCGTCGGTGCTGGGCGCCGCTGCCGCGCTTGGACAGCCCCTTGCCGATGGCGATCAGCGGGTGGGGATTATTCCGGCTACCGAGGACCCGGAGGCCTTGAAGGAAGCGCTGCTGCATCATGATACGGTGGTGTTTTTGAAGGTGGCGAAGGTGCTGGATCTGCTGCTGGATGTGCTCGATGAGCTCGGGCTTGCGGGAAAAGCATCCGTCGTGACCAAGGTAACCTCTCCTAATGAAACGGTGTGGCGGGACGCCCGCGAGCTGCGTGGCCAGGAGCTTGAATACCTGAGCCTTATGGTGGTGAGCAAATGACGGCGGCTGGCTTGGAACCCAAAGTATATATCGTAGGTGCAGGGCCGGGCGATCCCGAACTCATTACGTTAAAAGGCAGCCGCATCCTGCGTTCTGCAGATGTTGTGCTTTACGCGGATTCGCTGGTCAGCGGGGAGCTGATTGCCAGTGTGAAGCCGGGAGCCGAGGTGCTGCAAAGCTCGGGAATGGCTCTGGAGCAGCAGGTGGAGATCATGACTGCAGCGGTGAAGGCCGGTAAAAGCGTAGCCCGCATCCATACCGGTGACCCTTCCATGTACGGGGCAATCCTGGAGCAGATGTCGCTGCTGAAGCTGAACGGCGTCAGCTATGAGATCGTGCCGGGGGTCAGCTCTGTTTTTGCTTCGGCGGCAGCGCTGGGTGCAGAGCTGACTGTGCCGGAGCTGACGCAGACCGTGATTCTGACCCGTGCCGAAGGGCGGACGCCGGTCCCGGAGCGTGAGCAGCTGCGGCAGCTGGCGGCGCATCACTGTACCGTAGCCCTGTTCCTCAGCGCTTCGCTGGCTGAACATACGGCATCCGAATTTCTCGCTGCCGGGTGGAGCCCCGATACGCCTATCGCTGTGGTGAAGCGGGCGACCTGGCCGGACCAGCAGATTCTGCGGACCACCGTGGCACGCCTTGCAGCCGACCTGCGCGAAGCGGGCATCACCATGCATGCGATGATTCTCGCCGGCTGGGCCCTGGACCCGGCGCTTACGGACCGTGACCAGCACCGTTCGAAGCTGTACGACAAAACCTTTACCCACGGCTGCCGGGAAGGGATTGACGCTGATGGCTAAGCGGTATGCAGCCGTTGCGATTACTGCAAATGGTATCCGGCTGGCGTTGAAGCTGGGTGAACGGCTGGCGGATACCGAGGTTTTTTGCTGCGCCAAGTACAGTGGAAACGTACAGGACGCCACGGGGCATGGGCAGGTGTTTGCGGAACCGGTCAAAGAGCTGCTGCCGAAGCTGTTCCGGCAGTACGAAGGGCTTATCCTGTTTTTTTCGCTGGGGGCGGCAGTCCGGCTGATTGCTCCCCTGCTGGCGGATAAAAGAACCGACCCCGCCGTCATCGTCATTGATGAACGCGGAGAACATGTGATCAGCATGTTATCCGGCCACTTGGGCGGGGCCAACAGGCTCACGCGGCAGGTTGCACAGCTGATGGACAGCCATCCGGTGATTACTACCGCTTCGGATGTGCAGGGCATCTTCGCCGTGGATCTGCTCGGCTCGGAGTTCGGCTGGCGCGCAGAGGGCTTCGCGACCATGAAAACAGTCAGCGCCGCCCTGGTCAACGGGGAAGCCGTGGCCTTCCTGCAGGAGAGCGGCGAACGCGGCTGGCTGCCGCCCGGTGCTGTGCTGCCGGAGCATGTCCGCCTCTGCGGAAGCATGGCGGAGCTGCAGGAAGCGACGTTCAGCGCGGCAGTCGTGGTCACGGACCGGCAGCTGCCGGAGCAGGAGATTGCGGCTCTTGGAGAGCGGACTGTAGTCTACCGTCCGCGCAGTCTTGTGCTCGGGCTCGGCTGCAACCGCGGGACCACGCAGGAGGAGCTTGAAGCAGTGGTGCTGGATACGCTGGCGGATATGGGACTTTCACTGCTTAGCGTCCGCAACGTCGCCACTGCCGCGATCAAAGGCGATGAGGCCGGTCTACTGGGCTTGTGCGCCAAATATGGCTGGGAGCTGGCACTGTTTTCGCCGGAGCAGCTGAATACGGTGGTGCTGGAGCAGCCCTCGGAGATTGTTTTTAAGGCTACCGGAGCTTATGGGGTCTGTGAGCCGGCAGCCCTTTTGTCCTCTGGTGCCCGCAGCCTGGTGCTTAAGAAGAAAAAAAGCGGCAATGCGACCATTGCAGTAGCGAGAGTCAGCTTTGCTGAAACGGAGGGGAACCAGAATGAATGAGCGGAGCAGACCGGAGCAGCTTCCCCGGCTCCGCCCGCGTTTCGTGGTAGCCGGAACAGGCAGCGGTTCGGGCAAAACAACGGTGACGCTGGGACTGCTGCGGGCTTTTGCCCGGCGCGGTCTTACCGTGCAGGCCTTCAAATGCGGCCCGGATTATATTGATCCGGCCTACCACGCGGCTGTAACGGGCCGGACTGCCCGCAATCTGGATTCCTGGATGACCTCGGGCGGATATATGCTGGAGTATTTTTTGCGTTCCTCGGAGGGAGCCGACCTGTCCGTAATTGAAGGGGTTATGGGGTTGTACGACGGCAAAGAAGCAACCGGGCTTACCGGATCAACGGCGGAAATTGCCCTCCTAACAGGAAGTCCGGTGCTGCTGGTGGTGGATGTACGCAGCATGGGACGCAGTGCGGCTGCAATTGTGCTGGGTTTTCAGCAGCTGGAGCCGGACGTGCGCATCGCTGCGGTGATCGTTAACCGCTGCGGGAGCGCCAGCCATTACCGGACGGTCAAAGCCGCGATTGAAGCGGCCTGCGGCATACCGGTCATCGGCTGGCTGGCACGGGATCAGGGACTGGATATCCCGGAACGGCACTTGGGGCTGCTCCCTGCCGTGGAACGCGGCGAGCTGGAGCCATTATTTGACCGTGCCGCCGACCTGCTGGAGGCAGGGACGGATCTGGAGGTGCTGCTGCAAATTGCAGCGGCAGCATCTGTCCTTCGTTACCCGGCGGCGGGAAAAATACTGCCGGAAGAGGGGCCTGCCGAAGAGCTTCCGTCAGAGGCTGTTCCGGCAGCCAGGAAGATCCTTCAGGAAACAGGCATGCAGGATGCACAGGAACCTCCGGGCGGGGGGCCTGCTGCTGCCGCACTTGTCCCTTCGGTAGTTTCTAAGATTCTTCAGGAAACAGGTGTGCAAGATGCACAGGAACCTCCGGGCGGGGTGCCAGCTGCTGCACTTGTCCCTTCGGTAGCTGCTAAGATCCTTCAGGAAACAGGCGTGCAAGGTGCACAGGAATCTCCGGGCGGGGTGCCAGCTGCTGCCGCACTTGTCCCTTCGGTAATTTCTAAGATTCTTCAGGAAACAGGTGTGCAAGATGCACAGGAATCTCCGGGCGGGCAGTCTGCCGACGCCCCTTTTCCTCCGACAGCTGTTAAGGAAGCCGGTAATCTACTGACCTATCCACCCTTGGATAGGTCTGCTCCCCAAGCTCTCGCCTCGGTATATGACCCTGCACCGGTCATTGCCGTTGCACAGGATGCGGCGTTCAATTTTTATTACGCCGACAATCTGGAGCTGCTGGCCCGGGCCGGGGCCCGGCTGGCTCCGTTCAGCCCGCTCAGCGGCGAAGGCATCCCGCCGGAGGCGGATGGGATTTACCTCGGCGGCGGTTTTCCGGAGGAATTCGCCGCCACAATCGCCGGGAATTCGGCCTTCCTGCTCGGCCTAAGGGCTGCGGCAGCGGCTGGTATGCCGCTCTATGCGGAATGCGGCGGCTATATGGTGCTGGTCCGCAGCCTTACCGACCGCGCCGGGGCTGTGCATGAGATGGCCGGGATTATTCCCGCCCATTCGGTCATGCAGGACCGGCGCACCGCACTCGGCTACCGCGAAGTCACCGCGCGGGCCGATTGCCTGCTGCTGAAGCAGGGCGAGCGCCTGCGCGGGCACGAGTTTCACTATTCCCAGATGAGCTATTCGCCCGGGGAGCCGCAGCTGTACGCCTATGATAGCCGCGGACGAAGCGGCAGCCAGCCGGAGGGCTATGCCCGCGGCAATATCATGGCTGCCTATGCGCATATACATCTGGCTTCCCATATCCCGGCGGCAATCCGGCTGGTAGAAGCCTGCCGCAGCTACCATAGGAGTAACAAAGACATGCTGCGCACATAGGCCAATCTCTTTGAGAGTGGGGCCAGAATAAACGGCATGATCCCGGCAGATAAGCTCGGATCATGCGCACACTTGGAGGCGGGTGGAGGTTCTCCCAAGTTCGCATAGAGCCTGAGCTCTAAGTGGAAAAAGTAAAACTAAATCGCCGGAAATTACTCCAAAAAAGGATTTAGTGGGAATTTGTCCACTTAATTCCGGAAAATGTACGATATCAGGAGCAAATTAGCCGAAATAAGTCTACTTTTTCCAACTACTGGTGTCCGGACAGCCCAGCGGCACCGAATAAGTTTACTTTTTCCACTTAAGTTAGCACAGCCAGGTCGGCGCCCGCCCACAAGTCAGATTCACTCCAGCCAGACCGGTGCCCGCCCACAAGTCAGATTCACTCCAGCCAGACCGGTGCCCGCCCGCAAGGGCAGATTCACTCCAGCCAGGCCGGCGCCCGAACACAAACACGTTCTATTTCCCGGAGCAAGGCTGCTTTGAAGCTAGTTCCTTTTTCGTATGTCAACCGCTTGTCACAGGTCTGCGGGCCACGTATAATAAGGGAAAGAGAACGCTTTATTACACACATGGCCAATTTTTGGCTGAATGTTTATGGGGAAGGGAGACTGCTGCAGTGAAGGTACTTGGAGCAATTGAAGCAGGGGGAACAAAGTTTGTATGCGGGATTGGAAATGAGGACGGGACGATTATCGACCGGGTCAGCTTTCCGACTACCACGCCTGAGGAAACGATGGGGCTTGTGCTGGACTATTTTACCGGCAAAAATGTGGAAGCGATCGGCATAGGCTCATT
This genomic interval carries:
- a CDS encoding cobalt-precorrin 5A hydrolase; protein product: MAKRYAAVAITANGIRLALKLGERLADTEVFCCAKYSGNVQDATGHGQVFAEPVKELLPKLFRQYEGLILFFSLGAAVRLIAPLLADKRTDPAVIVIDERGEHVISMLSGHLGGANRLTRQVAQLMDSHPVITTASDVQGIFAVDLLGSEFGWRAEGFATMKTVSAALVNGEAVAFLQESGERGWLPPGAVLPEHVRLCGSMAELQEATFSAAVVVTDRQLPEQEIAALGERTVVYRPRSLVLGLGCNRGTTQEELEAVVLDTLADMGLSLLSVRNVATAAIKGDEAGLLGLCAKYGWELALFSPEQLNTVVLEQPSEIVFKATGAYGVCEPAALLSSGARSLVLKKKKSGNATIAVARVSFAETEGNQNE
- the cobK gene encoding precorrin-6A reductase, coding for MIFMLCGTSDARELALALSRERLPLLASVVTPSAAERLEAAGITTRVGRLDQQGMIACLRGLDCSAIIDASHPFAQEAHDHAMGAAEALELPYLRYERRSLKYEPHPRLLVVSSYGEAARRAKQLKGSVMLTTGGKTLEIFAEALLGDPAIRLTVRLLPCLENMQKCHLLGIEQRNIIALQGPFSRELNEALYRQYGTQVMVTKESGAEGSLDEKVHAALDMGIYVILIARPQAFYKGHGRVYESFEEIVSAVTAFNKK
- the cobI gene encoding precorrin-2 C(20)-methyltransferase, translated to MTTRLQKNTTKPHLHSMDEQAAHEEQITGAAMQTAVAAYHADDEYPLVEPELAPIGTGTLYGVGVGPGDPELITLKACRLLRECPVIAYPATKKGGKSYAHEIVEMHIKADEKVMLGLVFPMTRDPGQLASGWNRTAELCWNELKQGRDVAFVTEGDPNLYSTFIHLARLMQELHPGVPIVSIPGISSVLGAAAALGQPLADGDQRVGIIPATEDPEALKEALLHHDTVVFLKVAKVLDLLLDVLDELGLAGKASVVTKVTSPNETVWRDARELRGQELEYLSLMVVSK
- a CDS encoding precorrin-8X methylmutase, encoding MEFGTDFKPLTVQPQEIEGLSFQMITRELGDHEFSALQYPVVQRIIHASADFELGRSLVFHPRAMEAGISAILEGQPIIADVRMVEAGIAKERIHKYGGEVRVHISDPDVMEAAKAQGTTRAILATRKACAEAPGGIYVIGNAPTALLELIRLIKEGAAQPGLIIGMPVGFVSAAESKDELRKLDIPYITNIGRKGGSTVVVAAVNALSLLAVRQAGESQNQGG
- a CDS encoding cobalt-precorrin-5B (C(1))-methyltransferase codes for the protein MEQQDSQSVQDYKHSGDLQPEHKGQAASELQGSQAAAELQGSQAAAELQGSQAAAELRESQAVAEPQGSQAAAELRESRTAAPLRRGYTTGACAAAAAKGAALLLVTGEAPPSVEIDLPAGFRHTFKLTGGQRSGRETAVCATVKDAGDDPDATHQARIEAAVSWRDSPGVEIDGGKGVGRVTKPGLPVAVGEAAINPVPRRMILEAVSEVLEEHGAARGVRVVISVPEGEAIALKTLNPRLGILGGISILGTRGVVTPFSTEAYKASVVQAISVAAAMGNKQIILTTGGSSEKYAMAMFAELPEEAFIQMGEYVGFSLEHAKAFGVRKITLVGMAGKFSKVAQGAMLIHSKNAPVDFSFLAKIAAESGADNELVGEIAAANTASQVTDLMTAAGNGVFFEQLCLHACRHCLKHMNGGMTVEMVLVTMKGRVLGRAEIRG
- a CDS encoding bifunctional cobalt-precorrin-7 (C(5))-methyltransferase/cobalt-precorrin-6B (C(15))-methyltransferase, giving the protein MADIIYIIGIGEDGAGGLTPDSLSKVQRSEVLLGGERQLSFFGGYQGEKIVLKNGLKAFADKLEEVWKERRAVVLASGDPLFFGIAGYLVRRFGPEHVEVIPHYSSVQLAFARLGDSWQDAELVSLHGRPIRGLAQRIDGKHKIALLTDETNTPAVIGAYLREFGMTEYEAFVCERLGGGEEVCRFWELDELEKGNFAPLNVVILRWKPGSGTAAVRRGFAYPDEAFRQRRPEKGLITKREVRALVLSELNLFEEAVVWDIGSGSGAVAAECARIARCGKVYAIEKSAENLPNMEANRREFRADFEIIRDKAPQGLERLPDPDAVFIGGSGGELQHIIAHCTHRLRPEGRIVIGAITIETLYTGLEALKLAGMATEVTQLQASRGKPILGMTRFEGMNPVYVVSGRRPD
- the cobM gene encoding precorrin-4 C(11)-methyltransferase is translated as MTAAGLEPKVYIVGAGPGDPELITLKGSRILRSADVVLYADSLVSGELIASVKPGAEVLQSSGMALEQQVEIMTAAVKAGKSVARIHTGDPSMYGAILEQMSLLKLNGVSYEIVPGVSSVFASAAALGAELTVPELTQTVILTRAEGRTPVPEREQLRQLAAHHCTVALFLSASLAEHTASEFLAAGWSPDTPIAVVKRATWPDQQILRTTVARLAADLREAGITMHAMILAGWALDPALTDRDQHRSKLYDKTFTHGCREGIDADG